In bacterium, a single genomic region encodes these proteins:
- a CDS encoding D-glycerate dehydrogenase yields MRIYITRRIPEEGINALEGHEIEIFEDAMPVPRKTLSEKIKSADALVSLLSDRIDAELMDQAQALKVIANYAAGYDNIDIAEASRRGIVVTNTPDVLTDATAELAWSLLFAAARRIGEAERFTRAGRFIGWGPMLLLGQGIRGKTLGVIGAGRIGTRFALGSKGFEMKVLYYDEAKNELLEKELGAARVDISILLHEADFVSIHLPLTRYTKHLIDAHQLFRMKPTAVLVNTARGPIVDEKALVAALKAGKLAAAGLDVYEWEPDITTDLLGMENVVLAPHIGSATYQARSAMAELCAYGILKVFAGQIPSNIVNRDAWLNRKK; encoded by the coding sequence ATGAGGATTTACATCACGAGAAGGATTCCCGAAGAGGGAATCAACGCATTGGAAGGTCATGAGATAGAAATTTTCGAGGACGCCATGCCGGTTCCGAGAAAAACCCTTTCGGAGAAGATTAAGAGCGCCGACGCCCTGGTTTCGCTTCTTTCAGACAGGATTGACGCCGAACTCATGGACCAGGCGCAGGCGCTCAAGGTAATCGCCAACTATGCCGCAGGATACGACAACATCGATATCGCGGAGGCTTCGAGGAGGGGAATAGTCGTTACGAACACGCCTGATGTGCTCACGGATGCAACGGCGGAGCTTGCATGGTCGCTGTTGTTTGCTGCAGCAAGAAGGATAGGAGAGGCGGAGCGGTTCACGCGGGCGGGCAGGTTTATTGGCTGGGGTCCCATGCTTCTCTTAGGCCAGGGGATTCGGGGAAAGACTTTGGGCGTGATAGGCGCAGGAAGAATCGGAACGCGCTTTGCGCTGGGTTCAAAGGGCTTCGAGATGAAGGTGCTGTACTACGACGAGGCGAAAAACGAACTCCTTGAAAAGGAACTGGGAGCCGCAAGGGTGGATATCTCGATTCTTCTGCATGAGGCGGATTTTGTCTCTATACATCTACCCTTGACGCGATACACCAAGCATCTCATAGATGCTCATCAGCTTTTCCGCATGAAGCCTACGGCAGTGCTCGTTAACACGGCTCGCGGTCCTATAGTGGACGAAAAGGCCCTTGTGGCGGCGCTCAAGGCAGGAAAACTCGCAGCCGCGGGTCTGGATGTTTACGAATGGGAACCCGATATTACGACGGATTTGCTCGGGATGGAGAACGTCGTTCTCGCCCCGCACATAGGTTCTGCTACCTACCAGGCTCGCTCTGCAATGGCGGAACTCTGCGCCTACGGGATATTGAAGGTCTTCGCTGGACAGATTCCTTCAAATATCGTCAATCGCGACGCCTGGCTTAATAGAAAAAAATAG
- the ruvB gene encoding Holliday junction branch migration DNA helicase RuvB encodes MRYTEQEDKEKEPKKDLLLEDVEKDAKSAWDLRPKTLSECIGQSRLVETLSIAIQAAKKRGEPMDHVLLHGPPGLGKTTFANVIAREMDASIVTTSGPALERAGDLIAYLTGLERGSVLFIDEIHRLPKLVEEFLYPAMEDFAVDFIFDKGAHARSHRFRLERFTLVGATTRPGLLSAPLRERFGITRAVDFYTDQELATVVARSAGILKVEVESEGALEIARRARGTPRIANTLLKRVRDFAEVRSDGRISKKVAEKALELEGVDEVGLTALDRTLLRAIIRFYGGGPVGLEAISATLQQEQDTIVDMVEPFLLKIGFIARTPSGRVVTDIACEHLGEHPRDKRKRSKEKTGDLGL; translated from the coding sequence ATGCGGTATACAGAGCAAGAAGATAAGGAAAAAGAACCAAAGAAGGACCTGCTGCTAGAGGACGTCGAGAAGGACGCCAAGTCGGCATGGGATTTAAGACCCAAAACACTCTCCGAATGCATAGGCCAGTCGCGGCTTGTGGAGACCCTTTCAATAGCCATCCAGGCTGCGAAGAAGAGAGGCGAGCCCATGGATCATGTGCTCCTGCACGGTCCCCCCGGACTCGGCAAGACGACGTTCGCAAACGTTATCGCAAGGGAGATGGACGCCTCGATTGTGACTACCTCAGGTCCGGCGCTCGAAAGAGCGGGCGACCTAATAGCGTACCTTACCGGTCTTGAACGCGGCTCCGTGCTTTTTATAGACGAGATTCACAGGCTACCCAAGCTGGTTGAGGAGTTTCTTTACCCTGCGATGGAGGACTTCGCGGTAGATTTCATCTTCGACAAGGGCGCGCACGCTCGCTCCCACAGATTCAGGCTTGAGCGTTTCACCCTTGTCGGCGCGACAACAAGACCAGGGCTTCTTTCTGCGCCATTGAGGGAGCGCTTCGGCATCACGAGAGCGGTCGATTTTTATACAGACCAGGAGCTTGCGACCGTTGTCGCGCGTTCGGCCGGGATACTCAAGGTAGAGGTCGAGTCCGAAGGCGCCCTTGAGATTGCAAGGCGCGCGCGCGGGACCCCGAGGATTGCAAACACGCTTTTAAAGAGAGTTAGGGATTTTGCTGAAGTCCGCTCTGACGGAAGGATAAGCAAGAAAGTTGCTGAAAAGGCGCTTGAGCTTGAAGGCGTGGATGAGGTGGGACTGACGGCGCTGGACAGAACGCTCCTGCGGGCGATTATACGCTTCTACGGCGGCGGTCCTGTGGGGCTTGAGGCTATCTCCGCTACACTCCAGCAGGAGCAGGATACCATAGTGGATATGGTCGAGCCGTTTTTGCTTAAGATAGGCTTCATTGCCCGCACGCCGTCTGGAAGGGTAGTTACGGATATTGCATGCGAGCATCTTGGAGAACATCCGCGAGATAAGCGCAAGAGGTCTAAGGAAAAAACCGGAGATTTAGGTTTATGA
- a CDS encoding Holliday junction DNA helicase RuvA has translation MIGYLKGRLIAKDEDSQTITLLVADVGYEVRLPDIIWREMGISRMPIEDSGELSLFIYMHQTERTPRPMLIGFRDEVEREFFTKLLTVQDIGPTAAAKALTMPLRTIARAIEAKDVSLLTRLSGIGKSKAEKIAATLSGKMAKYALIRMDEKDEAGELTSEDELRLSVTEVLVTQLGYKRAEAVMMVEEALKENPGIATPEELFDAVYRARR, from the coding sequence ATGATTGGATATCTTAAGGGCCGTCTTATTGCGAAAGACGAGGATTCCCAGACCATTACCCTTCTCGTTGCTGACGTGGGCTACGAGGTCAGGCTGCCCGATATAATCTGGAGGGAAATGGGCATATCCCGTATGCCCATTGAGGATTCGGGCGAGCTGTCGCTCTTCATATACATGCACCAGACCGAGCGCACTCCTAGACCGATGCTTATAGGCTTCAGGGACGAAGTGGAGCGAGAGTTCTTCACGAAGCTTTTGACCGTGCAGGATATAGGCCCTACCGCGGCCGCGAAAGCCCTGACAATGCCTTTGAGAACTATCGCAAGGGCGATTGAGGCCAAGGACGTTTCGCTGCTCACCAGGCTTTCGGGAATAGGAAAATCGAAGGCCGAGAAGATTGCAGCCACGCTTTCGGGCAAGATGGCAAAGTATGCGCTAATAAGGATGGATGAAAAGGATGAGGCAGGAGAACTGACATCCGAGGATGAATTGAGATTGTCTGTAACTGAGGTGCTTGTAACCCAGCTCGGGTACAAGCGCGCCGAAGCCGTGATGATGGTTGAGGAAGCCCTGAAGGAAAACCCGGGGATAGCGACCCCGGAGGAGCTTTTCGATGCGGTATACAGAGCAAGAAGATAA
- a CDS encoding crossover junction endodeoxyribonuclease RuvC, with translation MRILGVDPGLASTGTVVIEADCGDLKLLHQELIRTQPDDLLPARLAIISKKIETIIKLHKPEVLAVETAFVRRDTPQSGLSLGKVLGVILLSAYNKGLDIAEITPREVKQSLTGYGNAQKQQIERAVSQWLELDGVLKPTHIADAAAVALTAASILATLRKR, from the coding sequence ATGCGAATACTGGGTGTTGACCCGGGGCTTGCTTCGACCGGAACGGTTGTCATTGAAGCCGATTGCGGCGACTTGAAGCTACTGCATCAGGAGTTAATACGCACCCAGCCCGACGACCTATTGCCGGCGCGATTGGCGATTATTTCAAAAAAAATAGAAACGATAATCAAACTGCATAAACCCGAGGTCCTGGCTGTTGAGACGGCATTCGTCAGGCGCGACACCCCGCAGTCAGGCCTTTCGCTGGGAAAAGTACTCGGAGTTATTCTTCTTTCAGCATACAATAAAGGCCTCGATATCGCGGAGATAACTCCCCGGGAGGTTAAGCAATCGCTTACAGGCTACGGGAATGCCCAGAAACAACAGATAGAGAGGGCGGTATCCCAATGGCTCGAGCTCGACGGTGTTCTTAAACCAACGCACATCGCTGATGCCGCGGCTGTGGCATTGACTGCAGCCTCGATTCTGGCTACACTTCGCAAGAGATGA
- a CDS encoding YebC/PmpR family DNA-binding transcriptional regulator, giving the protein MSGHSKWATIKHKKSALDAKRGKLFSKIIREITTAAKMGGGDPGANPRLRTAVDTARAANMPLDNIERAIKKGTGELPGVTYEEVTYEAYGPAGVAIVIKVLTDNKNRTLSEVRHVLSRHGGNIGGAGSVAWQFKSCGIIHIAADKYPEDQALEMALEAGAEDFRKDGEIYEIRTEPAAFASVRSALGEKSVEILHSELTQIPQNTVTLSERDAEKVLKLIDGLEDLDDVQDVYANFDIPEAIMEKLAAAEG; this is encoded by the coding sequence ATGTCAGGCCATTCCAAGTGGGCCACGATAAAGCACAAAAAGTCCGCGCTTGACGCAAAACGCGGTAAGCTCTTTTCAAAGATCATCCGCGAGATAACGACCGCGGCAAAGATGGGCGGCGGCGACCCCGGCGCGAATCCGCGTCTGAGAACCGCCGTGGATACGGCTCGTGCCGCAAACATGCCCCTGGACAACATCGAAAGGGCCATAAAAAAAGGCACCGGCGAACTGCCGGGCGTAACCTACGAGGAAGTGACCTACGAGGCTTACGGCCCTGCAGGCGTAGCCATCGTTATCAAGGTGCTTACCGACAATAAAAACCGCACCTTGAGCGAGGTTCGTCACGTTCTTTCGCGCCACGGCGGAAACATCGGCGGCGCTGGAAGCGTGGCCTGGCAATTCAAATCCTGCGGCATCATTCATATTGCAGCAGATAAATATCCCGAAGACCAGGCTCTTGAGATGGCACTTGAAGCCGGCGCCGAAGACTTCCGCAAGGACGGAGAGATATACGAAATCCGCACGGAACCTGCGGCATTTGCATCGGTGCGCAGCGCGCTCGGCGAAAAATCAGTGGAGATACTCCATTCTGAGCTTACGCAGATACCCCAAAACACGGTTACTCTCTCTGAAAGGGATGCGGAGAAGGTCTTAAAGCTCATCGACGGTTTAGAGGACCTTGATGATGTCCAGGACGTCTACGCAAACTTTGACATACCTGAAGCCATTATGGAGAAACTTGCCGCGGCCGAGGGCTGA